From one Eptesicus fuscus isolate TK198812 chromosome 3, DD_ASM_mEF_20220401, whole genome shotgun sequence genomic stretch:
- the LOC103302960 gene encoding inhibitor of growth protein 1-like, with protein MFKQEMESSQKRRVLHCMQRALIWSQELGDEKIQSVSQMVELVENRIRQVDSHVELFEERQEVNDITGHSGKDGEDKSKNETITQAEKPNNKRSLRQCNSENWGNAANNHNHDDITSGTPKQKKAKASKKKKRSKAKAEREAFPADLPIHPNEPMYCLCNPVSCGEMIGGDNDECPIEWFHFSGIGLNHKLKGKWYCPRC; from the coding sequence ATGTTTAAACAGGAGATGGAGAGCAGCCAGAAGAGGAGAGTGTTGCACTGCATGCAGAGAGCCCTGATCTGGAGCCAGGAGCTGGGCGATGAGAAGATCCAGAGTGTGAGTCAGATGGTGGAGCTGGTGGAGAACAGGATCAGGCAGGTGGACAGTCACGTGGAACTCTTTGAGGAACGCCAAGAAGTCAATGACATCACTGGCCACAGTGGCAAAGACGGCGAGGATAAGTCCAAGAATGAGACAATCACACAGGCAGAAAAGCCCAATAACAAGAGGTCTCTGAGACAGTGCAACAGCGAAAATTGGGGGAATGCAGCCAATAATCACAACCATGATGACATCACCTCAGGAACACCTAAGCAGAAGAAAGCAAAGGCCTCCAAGAAGAAGAAACGCTCCAAGGCCAAAGCAGAGAGGGAAGCATTCCCTGCAGACCTTCCCATCCACCCGAACGAGCCCATGTACTGTCTGTGCAATCCGGTCTCCTGTGGAGAAATGATCGGCGGTGACAATGACGAATGCCCCATCGAGTGGTTCCACTTTTCCGGTATAGGACTGAATCATAAACTAAAGGGCAAGTGGTACTGTCCCAGATGTTGA